One genomic region from Bacillota bacterium encodes:
- a CDS encoding sugar ABC transporter substrate-binding protein — protein sequence MFKRTMLVVVCLAVMASLLAGCSQGSKPAAKQREVVLIVKNLVNPVWVDCKKAAEEAGAKLGIKVTTLAPTKPDNNEEQLRAIEDSIAKKVDAILLIPADTKGIVPGVEKANAAGIPVFLLGSPIPGGKIVTLIAVDNVEAARSVTDAMAKKLGGKGKAIILDGVPGSQSAEDLHKGMMEALKNYPEIVVLTSQTAKFQRAEAMKVMEDLLQRYPDVTVVFGANDEMALGAIEAIDAAKKSGQIAVSGLDANADACKAVDAGKMLMTCDKGWGRTGAIGVEQADKYFKGEKIPERILVPTAVVDKSNVDKFLKK from the coding sequence GTGTTCAAGCGCACAATGTTAGTAGTCGTATGCCTGGCGGTCATGGCCTCGTTACTCGCAGGCTGCAGCCAGGGCTCGAAGCCCGCGGCCAAGCAGCGCGAGGTAGTGTTGATCGTCAAGAACCTGGTCAATCCGGTTTGGGTGGACTGCAAGAAAGCCGCTGAAGAGGCGGGAGCCAAGCTGGGCATCAAGGTAACAACCCTTGCGCCGACGAAGCCGGACAACAACGAGGAGCAGCTCCGAGCAATTGAGGACTCGATTGCGAAGAAGGTAGACGCGATACTCCTCATCCCGGCCGACACAAAGGGCATCGTGCCCGGCGTCGAGAAGGCGAACGCGGCCGGTATTCCGGTGTTCCTGCTCGGCTCGCCGATCCCGGGCGGCAAGATCGTGACCCTCATCGCCGTCGACAACGTCGAGGCGGCCAGGAGCGTCACCGACGCGATGGCGAAGAAACTCGGCGGCAAGGGCAAGGCGATCATTCTCGACGGCGTGCCCGGCTCGCAGAGCGCCGAGGACCTGCATAAGGGCATGATGGAAGCGCTCAAGAACTACCCCGAGATCGTGGTGCTTACCTCGCAGACCGCGAAGTTCCAGAGGGCCGAAGCCATGAAGGTCATGGAGGACCTCCTGCAGAGGTACCCCGACGTGACCGTTGTGTTCGGGGCTAACGACGAGATGGCGCTCGGCGCTATCGAGGCGATTGACGCGGCCAAGAAGTCCGGGCAGATCGCCGTCTCGGGTCTCGACGCCAACGCCGACGCCTGCAAGGCGGTCGATGCCGGCAAGATGCTCATGACCTGCGACAAGGGCTGGGGCCGCACGGGTGCCATCGGCGTGGAGCAGGCGGACAAGTACTTCAAGGGCGAGAAGATCCCCGAGAGGATACTCGTCCCGACGGCGGTCGTTGACAAGTCCAACGTGGACAAGTTCCTGAAGAAGTAG
- a CDS encoding glucose 1-dehydrogenase: MILDDFKLDGQVAYVTGASRGLGRAMAEALAEAGAGVALAALPSEEEAMKDVARYITSLGRKCLTIGVDLSGVEAAVASVDTVITNFGRLDILVNNAGMTRRRVSIEHTVDDWDAVMNLNSRTVFFMAQAAAKHMLARGSGKIINTASMLSFQGGRGVPSYTASKGAVASITRALANEWAGKGVNVNAIAPGYMRTDLNTALMNDPVRSQQILGRIPAGRWGEPADLKGAVVFLASRASNYLSGHILCVDGGWLSS, encoded by the coding sequence GTGATTCTCGATGATTTCAAGTTGGACGGGCAGGTCGCGTACGTGACCGGCGCAAGCCGCGGGCTCGGGCGGGCCATGGCCGAGGCGCTCGCCGAGGCTGGGGCCGGCGTGGCCCTGGCGGCGCTTCCGTCAGAAGAAGAGGCAATGAAGGACGTTGCGCGCTACATCACGTCCCTCGGCAGGAAGTGCCTGACCATCGGCGTGGATCTATCCGGCGTCGAGGCGGCGGTGGCCTCGGTGGACACCGTAATAACGAATTTCGGCAGGCTCGACATACTCGTCAACAACGCGGGCATGACGAGGCGCAGGGTGTCGATCGAGCACACGGTGGACGACTGGGACGCCGTGATGAACCTGAACTCGCGCACCGTGTTCTTCATGGCGCAGGCCGCGGCGAAGCACATGCTGGCGCGCGGCTCAGGCAAGATCATCAACACCGCGTCGATGCTTTCGTTCCAGGGCGGGCGGGGGGTGCCCTCGTACACCGCCAGCAAGGGCGCGGTCGCTTCGATAACCCGCGCGCTCGCCAACGAGTGGGCCGGCAAGGGGGTTAACGTGAACGCCATCGCGCCGGGCTACATGAGGACGGACCTCAACACCGCGCTCATGAACGACCCCGTGAGGAGCCAGCAGATACTCGGCAGGATCCCCGCGGGGCGCTGGGGCGAGCCGGCGGATCTCAAGGGAGCCGTGGTGTTCCTGGCTTCGCGGGCCTCGAACTACCTGTCGGGCCACATCCTGTGCGTCGACGGGGGCTGGCTGTCGTCTTGA
- a CDS encoding phosphoglycerate dehydrogenase has product MSLPNSAAGQWIEPADRAPPSRAAVHQTGPVRRGAGLKPKVLVTALSFGQTSPEPVVMLEKAGCEIVRNTLGRPMTEDELVDAVGGVAGIVNGNDRITRRVIEAGRDLRVIAKNGVGVDNIDVQAATERGIVVTNTPGSNSDSVADLTFGLMLALARQIPAADRTTRAGEWKRFIGTEVWGKTIGIVGLGRIGKGVAVRARGFNMNILAYEVVPDRSFAAEHGVSFVSLDELLSRADFITLNVPLLPETERLINARTLSLVKPTAFLVNTARGEVVDEEALFEALRDKRLAGAAVDAFLKEPPGKSPLFDLPNVIVTPHMGAHTGEAAHKVGLMAAGGIVDVLAGRRPKHVVNPAVYS; this is encoded by the coding sequence ATGAGCTTGCCGAATTCCGCCGCAGGGCAGTGGATTGAGCCCGCGGACCGGGCGCCGCCGTCGCGCGCAGCGGTCCACCAAACCGGGCCAGTGAGGAGAGGAGCAGGCTTGAAACCCAAAGTGCTTGTGACAGCGCTATCATTCGGACAGACATCCCCCGAACCAGTCGTCATGCTCGAGAAGGCGGGCTGCGAGATCGTGCGCAACACACTCGGGCGACCGATGACTGAGGACGAGCTCGTCGACGCAGTCGGTGGCGTGGCGGGCATTGTTAACGGGAACGACAGGATTACCCGGCGGGTCATCGAAGCCGGGCGCGACCTGCGCGTGATCGCGAAGAACGGCGTGGGGGTGGACAACATCGACGTCCAGGCGGCCACGGAGCGGGGAATCGTGGTGACCAACACCCCCGGCAGCAACTCCGATTCGGTGGCCGACCTGACCTTCGGCCTCATGCTCGCACTCGCGAGGCAGATCCCCGCCGCCGACAGGACGACCCGCGCAGGCGAGTGGAAGAGGTTCATCGGGACCGAAGTATGGGGCAAGACGATCGGCATCGTCGGGCTCGGCCGGATAGGAAAGGGCGTGGCCGTGCGCGCGAGGGGCTTCAACATGAACATCCTGGCTTACGAAGTCGTGCCCGATCGTTCGTTTGCCGCGGAGCACGGGGTGTCGTTTGTTTCCCTCGACGAACTCCTCTCCCGCGCGGACTTCATAACCCTGAACGTCCCGCTCCTCCCCGAGACGGAGCGCCTGATAAACGCCCGCACGCTGTCGCTGGTGAAGCCGACCGCCTTCCTGGTCAATACCGCCAGGGGCGAGGTAGTCGACGAAGAGGCGCTGTTCGAAGCTTTGCGGGACAAGCGCCTGGCGGGCGCCGCGGTGGATGCGTTCCTCAAAGAACCCCCGGGGAAAAGCCCGCTGTTCGACCTGCCCAACGTGATCGTTACCCCGCACATGGGCGCGCATACCGGCGAGGCGGCGCACAAAGTGGGCTTGATGGCCGCCGGGGGAATCGTGGACGTGCTCGCGGGCAGGCGTCCGAAGCACGTCGTCAATCCGGCCGTCTATTCGTGA
- a CDS encoding gluconokinase, whose protein sequence is MNVREAKRAFVGVDVGTTSCRAVAFGEDGRVLGRSQVEYPFVQERPGWAEHDPEMLFQAVVSSVAGCVAGSGLGPSDVAAVGLGTYWHSLIAVDAAGRPLTRCITWADVRASKEAERLRVAGLAREFYERTGCPVHQMYLPAKLLWLKERMPEVFRAASRFACIKDYLVHRLCGEYWVDVSVATASGLLNLQTYDWDERVLDTVGVEPERLGEVVRVQTVLPRLEPAVAAAMGIDPSTPMVVGGGDGALSSLGSGAVDPGVMAAMIGTSGAMRVIVPAPAVDPQSRTWCYGFDDGAWVAGGAINNGGIVYRWFRDQLAPEERRQAAERGVDVYEIINEWVESVPLGAGGLVFLPYLTGERCPYWNANARGVLFGLSLDHTRRHIARAAMEGICFRMAQVLRAMEDVTGPAREIRATGGFTRSKAWLQMLADVLGREVVVPASHEGSALGAAILAMDSVLGGGYAALSRRLSPVTARYVPGEENNRRYKDLMEIYIHVYRNVSAQFDELAEFRRRAVD, encoded by the coding sequence TTGAACGTCCGGGAGGCAAAGCGGGCATTCGTCGGGGTCGACGTGGGAACCACGAGCTGCCGCGCGGTGGCGTTCGGCGAAGACGGGCGCGTGCTGGGCAGGTCGCAGGTGGAGTACCCGTTCGTCCAGGAGCGGCCCGGGTGGGCGGAGCACGATCCCGAGATGCTGTTCCAGGCCGTGGTGTCCTCGGTGGCCGGATGCGTCGCGGGCTCCGGGCTTGGGCCGAGCGACGTGGCCGCCGTAGGACTCGGCACGTACTGGCACAGCCTCATCGCGGTGGACGCCGCGGGAAGACCGCTCACGCGCTGCATAACCTGGGCGGACGTGCGCGCCTCGAAGGAGGCCGAACGCCTGCGGGTGGCGGGCCTGGCCCGCGAGTTCTACGAACGCACGGGCTGTCCTGTTCACCAGATGTACTTGCCAGCGAAACTCTTGTGGCTCAAGGAAAGGATGCCGGAGGTATTCAGGGCGGCTTCGCGATTTGCCTGCATCAAGGATTACCTGGTACACCGGCTGTGCGGGGAGTACTGGGTGGATGTGTCGGTCGCCACCGCGTCCGGCCTGCTTAACCTGCAGACCTACGACTGGGACGAGAGGGTGCTCGATACGGTCGGTGTGGAGCCCGAGAGGCTCGGCGAGGTGGTGCGGGTGCAAACCGTGCTGCCGCGCCTCGAACCAGCCGTCGCGGCCGCGATGGGCATCGATCCGTCGACCCCCATGGTAGTAGGCGGGGGTGACGGTGCCCTGTCGAGCCTCGGGTCGGGGGCGGTAGACCCCGGCGTGATGGCGGCGATGATCGGCACGAGCGGCGCCATGCGGGTGATCGTGCCGGCGCCCGCCGTCGACCCCCAGTCGCGCACGTGGTGCTACGGATTTGACGACGGCGCCTGGGTCGCCGGCGGGGCGATCAACAACGGGGGCATCGTCTACCGCTGGTTCAGGGACCAGCTCGCCCCCGAAGAGCGACGGCAGGCTGCCGAGCGTGGGGTTGACGTATACGAGATCATCAACGAATGGGTCGAGAGCGTGCCACTGGGGGCCGGAGGGCTGGTTTTCCTGCCCTACCTGACCGGCGAGCGATGTCCCTACTGGAACGCGAACGCGCGCGGCGTGCTGTTCGGCCTCTCGCTGGACCACACTCGCCGCCACATCGCCCGCGCCGCGATGGAGGGCATCTGCTTCAGGATGGCGCAGGTGTTGCGGGCGATGGAGGACGTCACCGGACCCGCGCGCGAGATCCGCGCGACTGGCGGGTTCACCCGCTCGAAGGCCTGGCTGCAGATGCTCGCCGATGTCCTGGGAAGGGAGGTCGTCGTGCCCGCGTCACACGAGGGCTCGGCGCTCGGCGCGGCGATCCTCGCGATGGACTCCGTGCTCGGCGGGGGTTACGCGGCCCTGAGCCGCCGGCTGTCCCCCGTAACGGCGCGGTACGTCCCCGGCGAAGAAAACAACCGCAGGTACAAGGACCTGATGGAGATATATATCCACGTGTACAGGAACGTCTCGGCGCAGTTCGATGAGCTTGCCGAATTCCGCCGCAGGGCAGTGGATTGA
- a CDS encoding ABC transporter permease: MASIIQKWSRVFVFAAVFLLLAVASPYFLTRENLLNVVRQAALLTMLGIGQTMVIVTGGIDLSVGSVLALSSCVAAEPIKNMTTIWPGVGLALLIGLLCGTLNGALVAHVNLPPFVATYGLQWVARGAVLVYMAGHITYGFGPAFRFLGAGHVLGAPMPVVFMVTVFALAWFFMHRTTWGRNVYAVGANRAAADISGVRSARLVQSVYMINGLIVAFVGLLYISRLNAAEPVIGESFALESIAATLVGGTPFTGGEGGVANTVIGALILALMSNGMNLLGVSQFWQPTVLGAVIVLAIILDRVSKNLTSGEGVRRAA; this comes from the coding sequence ATGGCGAGCATAATCCAGAAATGGTCCCGCGTGTTCGTTTTTGCGGCGGTGTTTCTCCTGCTCGCAGTCGCAAGCCCGTACTTCCTCACGAGGGAGAACCTGCTCAACGTCGTCCGGCAGGCCGCTCTCCTCACGATGCTGGGGATTGGTCAGACCATGGTGATCGTCACCGGCGGGATCGACCTGTCGGTGGGATCGGTCCTCGCGTTGTCGTCGTGCGTGGCCGCCGAACCTATCAAGAACATGACAACCATCTGGCCGGGGGTTGGCCTGGCGCTCCTCATCGGCCTCCTCTGCGGCACCCTCAACGGTGCGCTGGTCGCGCACGTGAACCTGCCACCGTTCGTGGCAACCTACGGCCTCCAGTGGGTGGCGCGCGGGGCGGTTCTCGTATACATGGCGGGCCACATCACATACGGGTTCGGACCCGCGTTCAGGTTCCTCGGGGCCGGCCACGTGCTCGGGGCGCCGATGCCGGTGGTGTTCATGGTGACGGTGTTCGCCCTCGCGTGGTTCTTCATGCACCGGACCACGTGGGGACGCAACGTGTACGCCGTAGGGGCGAACCGCGCCGCGGCCGACATTTCGGGCGTCCGGTCGGCGAGGCTCGTGCAGTCTGTCTACATGATAAACGGGTTGATAGTGGCATTCGTGGGCCTTCTGTACATCTCGAGGCTCAACGCGGCTGAGCCGGTCATCGGCGAGAGCTTCGCCCTGGAGTCCATCGCCGCGACGCTCGTCGGGGGCACCCCGTTCACCGGAGGCGAGGGCGGAGTGGCCAACACGGTGATAGGCGCTCTGATACTGGCGCTCATGTCGAACGGGATGAACCTTCTAGGTGTGTCGCAATTCTGGCAGCCAACCGTGCTCGGGGCCGTAATCGTTCTCGCAATCATCCTGGACAGGGTCTCGAAGAACCTGACGTCCGGAGAAGGTGTGAGACGCGCGGCCTGA
- a CDS encoding zinc-binding dehydrogenase — MSDTASVPATMLAAVLYGPGDLRLENRAVPAPGPDEVVIKVRSCAICGTDPKIVAHGWPGQPAYGDYIPGHEYAGTIVKTGAGVTALSVGDRVVVEPHKGCGKCENCMRGLYTTCLNYGKMETGHRHYGFTANGGYAGYAVNHVNTCHPIPHGITFDESTLATTAGTALYAIERAGGVEAGSTVAVFGPGPIGLMAVQLAKSMGAGRVIMVGTRESRLEKARQVGADRTVNSKEADPVEAIRSATGGRGADLVLECSGSPGAARQSIDAVRKSGRIGLLGIYQEEVPVKLDQVVQWNLTVAGGKAEGGWALRRVMPLVGSGRLKVAPLITHRFPLTQVHRAFEVFTGREGGAIKVIVNPSAGEEA, encoded by the coding sequence ATGAGTGATACGGCGAGTGTCCCTGCCACCATGCTTGCGGCGGTTTTGTATGGCCCCGGGGACCTGCGGCTGGAGAACAGGGCGGTCCCCGCGCCTGGACCCGACGAGGTCGTCATAAAGGTGAGGTCGTGCGCGATATGCGGCACCGACCCGAAGATCGTGGCGCACGGCTGGCCCGGCCAACCGGCCTACGGCGACTACATCCCGGGCCATGAGTACGCGGGGACCATAGTGAAGACCGGCGCCGGCGTCACGGCGCTCTCCGTGGGCGACCGCGTGGTCGTCGAGCCGCACAAGGGGTGCGGCAAGTGCGAGAACTGCATGCGCGGGCTGTACACCACCTGTCTCAACTACGGGAAGATGGAGACCGGCCACAGGCATTACGGGTTTACCGCCAACGGCGGGTACGCCGGGTATGCGGTCAACCACGTGAATACGTGCCACCCGATTCCCCACGGGATCACGTTCGATGAGAGTACACTTGCGACCACCGCCGGGACGGCGCTCTACGCGATAGAGAGGGCGGGCGGGGTCGAGGCGGGCTCCACCGTGGCGGTATTCGGCCCAGGGCCTATCGGCCTGATGGCGGTGCAACTCGCGAAATCAATGGGCGCCGGCCGGGTGATCATGGTCGGAACCAGGGAATCACGCCTGGAGAAGGCCCGCCAGGTGGGGGCCGACAGGACCGTGAACAGCAAGGAAGCAGACCCCGTCGAGGCCATCAGGTCGGCGACGGGAGGCCGCGGCGCTGACCTCGTGTTGGAGTGCTCCGGGAGCCCCGGGGCCGCCAGGCAGTCCATAGACGCGGTGAGGAAGAGCGGCCGCATCGGACTCCTGGGCATATACCAGGAGGAAGTGCCGGTGAAACTCGACCAGGTGGTGCAGTGGAACCTTACTGTCGCCGGCGGCAAGGCCGAGGGCGGCTGGGCTCTGCGCAGGGTGATGCCTCTCGTCGGTAGCGGGCGGCTCAAGGTGGCGCCGCTGATCACGCACAGGTTCCCGCTTACCCAGGTACACAGGGCCTTCGAGGTTTTCACGGGCCGCGAGGGCGGGGCGATCAAGGTGATCGTGAACCCTTCGGCGGGTGAAGAAGCATGA
- a CDS encoding alcohol dehydrogenase catalytic domain-containing protein → MKGWMVKGPGNLELVSARKPRPAAGELLVRVNRVGICGSDVHLYHGTYRGPHRYPLFFGHEWSGAVEGLGEGVRGFEVGDLVTGDCSQWCGACEMCPADRNLCLSIEKTGITIDGASREYMTVKASHAYRANGCDPGLLASAEPLAVAAHACERVVRAAGGDWAAAETPSAEVAGVAAGLSPGGSHRCGAPLFGRGLVMGSGAVGLAVTMFLIDRGVVGSLDVLDVQPFRLEVASSLGARALTPEDLGGPAAAPATGAGGSSYRDAYAAAQYDLVVETTGTEPGFSTALSVARPNASLALIGFLPKAGYEMRTVVTKALKIVGSIGGTGNFPDALDLLRRKPEFVRKMVSHVFTMSEAEEAFRVATDTARAIKVQIDFGSLGT, encoded by the coding sequence GTGAAGGGCTGGATGGTCAAGGGCCCCGGCAACCTGGAACTCGTTTCTGCTCGGAAGCCGCGGCCTGCGGCGGGCGAACTGCTCGTTCGCGTCAACAGGGTAGGGATTTGTGGTTCGGATGTTCACCTTTACCACGGCACTTACAGGGGCCCGCACAGGTACCCGCTGTTCTTCGGCCACGAGTGGTCAGGTGCGGTTGAGGGCCTCGGTGAGGGAGTGCGGGGTTTTGAAGTTGGAGATCTGGTCACGGGTGACTGCTCCCAGTGGTGCGGGGCGTGCGAGATGTGCCCCGCGGACAGGAACCTGTGTCTTTCGATAGAGAAGACGGGAATCACGATCGATGGCGCTTCGAGGGAGTACATGACGGTCAAAGCCTCCCACGCATACAGGGCGAATGGCTGCGATCCAGGGCTCCTGGCGTCGGCCGAGCCGCTCGCGGTGGCGGCGCATGCCTGCGAGAGGGTGGTTCGGGCGGCCGGCGGCGACTGGGCCGCCGCGGAGACTCCCAGCGCTGAGGTGGCCGGGGTTGCGGCGGGATTGTCGCCGGGCGGTTCGCACCGGTGCGGCGCGCCGTTGTTTGGGCGCGGGCTGGTGATGGGCTCGGGCGCGGTCGGGCTGGCCGTGACCATGTTCCTGATCGACCGCGGCGTCGTGGGTTCACTTGACGTGCTCGACGTTCAGCCGTTCAGGCTGGAGGTCGCATCGTCGCTCGGAGCGCGGGCGCTGACACCGGAGGACCTCGGCGGGCCGGCGGCCGCGCCCGCGACCGGGGCGGGAGGGTCTTCGTACCGCGACGCGTACGCGGCGGCCCAGTACGATCTGGTCGTTGAGACCACCGGGACGGAGCCGGGCTTCTCGACAGCGCTCAGCGTCGCAAGGCCCAACGCGTCCCTCGCGCTGATCGGGTTCCTGCCGAAGGCCGGGTACGAGATGAGGACGGTCGTCACGAAGGCGTTGAAAATCGTCGGGTCGATCGGGGGGACGGGGAACTTCCCCGACGCGCTCGACCTCCTTCGGCGGAAGCCGGAGTTCGTCAGGAAGATGGTCAGTCACGTGTTCACCATGTCCGAGGCCGAGGAGGCGTTCAGGGTCGCCACCGATACGGCCAGGGCCATCAAGGTACAGATCGATTTCGGCAGTCTCGGCACCTGA
- a CDS encoding corrinoid protein, translating to MAEALKQLSQAVIDGDAAQAKTCAAAAVDAGVPANRVVGDGLLAGMSVVGTMFKANEMFVPEVLMSARAMHAGLDVLKPLLAAGGHGSFGKFVLGTVKGDLHDIGKNLVGMMLEGAGFEVVDLGIDVPPEKFVDAIREHRPEMVGLSALLTTTVPALEKTIKAIEESGLRPSVKVFTGGAVVNADLARKAGADYYAPDAASAAELAAEVARGKGR from the coding sequence TTGGCGGAAGCGTTGAAGCAGCTGTCCCAGGCGGTCATAGACGGTGATGCGGCGCAGGCGAAGACTTGCGCCGCGGCGGCCGTAGACGCGGGCGTGCCCGCGAACAGGGTCGTTGGCGACGGCCTCCTCGCCGGCATGTCGGTCGTGGGAACCATGTTCAAGGCGAACGAGATGTTCGTCCCCGAGGTGTTGATGTCCGCCCGCGCCATGCACGCGGGCCTCGATGTACTGAAACCGCTGCTCGCGGCGGGTGGTCACGGCAGTTTCGGCAAGTTCGTGCTCGGCACGGTCAAGGGCGACCTTCACGACATCGGCAAGAACCTCGTCGGCATGATGCTCGAAGGCGCCGGCTTCGAAGTGGTGGATCTCGGCATAGACGTACCGCCGGAGAAATTCGTCGACGCCATCAGGGAGCACCGGCCGGAAATGGTTGGGCTGTCCGCCCTTCTCACCACGACGGTGCCCGCGTTGGAGAAGACGATAAAGGCCATCGAGGAGTCCGGGCTCAGGCCGTCCGTGAAGGTGTTCACGGGGGGAGCCGTGGTGAACGCGGATCTCGCGCGGAAGGCGGGTGCCGACTATTATGCGCCCGACGCGGCCAGCGCCGCCGAACTGGCGGCCGAGGTCGCCAGGGGAAAAGGGAGATGA
- a CDS encoding ABC transporter permease yields the protein MAALGRRAGNGLILAKIPGVVWAFAAMIAFFGFEGRGFLSLYNFINIIKQGSILAIAATGMTLAILSAGIDLSAGSVMSLSGVILGLLLHSGWSIPAAILVALCVGLACGCVNGYLVAHLKIHHFIATYGMMGMAAGIPLALTEGSVIPGFSQAFRFLGEGAVGGLPLLVIIAAAVFAVFHFTLTRTRWGAHLYAVGGSDQVARYSGVSADRVRMSAYVLSSLLAAFAGVLAASRANSASPIAGSGYEFDSIAAVIIGGTPFTGGRGGVAGTMLGVAMITVLKNGLNIMGFAAPWQLAIIGTMITLAITFDVMVNQRRKDRV from the coding sequence TTGGCAGCACTGGGACGCAGGGCCGGTAATGGCCTCATCCTCGCGAAGATTCCCGGCGTCGTGTGGGCGTTCGCGGCAATGATCGCGTTCTTCGGTTTCGAGGGGCGCGGCTTCCTCTCGCTCTACAACTTCATTAACATCATCAAGCAGGGATCGATACTTGCGATCGCCGCCACGGGTATGACGCTGGCCATATTATCCGCCGGCATCGACCTGTCCGCGGGTTCGGTGATGTCTCTCAGCGGCGTTATCCTTGGGTTGCTGCTTCACAGCGGATGGAGTATTCCGGCGGCCATACTGGTAGCACTTTGCGTTGGGCTCGCATGCGGCTGCGTCAACGGCTATCTCGTCGCGCACCTGAAGATCCATCACTTCATCGCGACTTACGGAATGATGGGGATGGCCGCCGGGATTCCTCTTGCGCTCACGGAAGGGTCCGTCATACCGGGGTTCAGCCAGGCGTTCCGCTTCCTCGGGGAGGGCGCCGTGGGCGGACTGCCGCTGCTCGTCATAATTGCGGCGGCGGTGTTCGCGGTGTTTCATTTCACGCTCACCCGCACCAGATGGGGTGCCCACCTGTACGCGGTAGGGGGGAGCGACCAGGTCGCCAGGTATTCCGGGGTGTCTGCGGACCGCGTTCGTATGTCGGCGTACGTCTTATCGTCGTTACTTGCGGCGTTTGCAGGGGTGCTGGCTGCGTCGAGGGCGAATTCGGCCAGTCCAATCGCGGGTTCGGGATACGAATTCGACTCGATCGCCGCGGTGATCATCGGCGGGACGCCGTTCACCGGCGGCCGCGGCGGAGTTGCGGGGACCATGCTGGGCGTTGCCATGATCACGGTACTCAAGAACGGCCTGAACATCATGGGGTTCGCGGCGCCGTGGCAGCTGGCGATCATCGGGACGATGATCACGCTGGCGATCACGTTTGATGTGATGGTCAACCAGAGACGAAAGGACCGGGTGTGA